In Chroicocephalus ridibundus chromosome 4, bChrRid1.1, whole genome shotgun sequence, one genomic interval encodes:
- the LOC134514231 gene encoding basic proline-rich protein-like, with amino-acid sequence MHQGWASRHGPFPPPPPPSPGPQPRQRGGTARRHPSAGGRGSPPFNRPAAPGPSVSAARRRRARRRPRTPSPRRGGSTRAAGQEMGTVPSCQTPRGGGEHRPPPSSPPLPPPSPSSLRGALVPPACRARRAAAPATALRSFFFFLLSVAHDLLAPSGETPPAPALPAAEGHRGQALPYARRCGRIHNSRGNTDRPPPPIPCRSLPPPPAAAASRRPAQRQPASPPASAPRPRRRDSADRSSHDRSQAGAAPRRRDFAERKQVPGHPAALGRPGRVCAERSPGRLTRWRDSSARSCPLNARDSPPWGRVELENSQASVFSAQSSEVLWRTQCFALPVCASCHMITLIAAQAVLKYKFYFHNFARRFQIIYVHFKATVAVGGRGKDLPCNISPLNSYSPGIPKSSVLFIMHQVALCIFGNGYSHLRIVDVARLEDAGFSPNSNKSFPQLR; translated from the exons ATGCACCAA GGCTGGGCCTCCCGACAcgggcccttcccgccgcccccacctccctcccccggcccccagccGCGGCAGCGAGGCGGCACGGCCCGCAGACACCCCTCTGCCGGCGGACGCGGGTCGCCCCCCTTCAACCGCCCCGCGGCGCCGGGTCCGTCCGTCAGCGCCGCCCGGAGGCGGCGGGCGCGACGGCGGCCCCGCACGCCGTccccgcggcggggaggcagcacccgggcggcggggcaggagatggggacgGTCCCGTCGTGTC AGaccccgcggggcggcggcgagcACCGACCGCCGCCGTCGTCGCCGccgcttcctcctccttctccttcttctctgcGGGGAGCCCTCGTTCCGCCGGCCTGCCGAGCCAGGCGGGCCGCTGCGCCGGCTACCGCGCTCCgaagtttcttcttctttctcctcagcGTAGCCCACGACCTCCTCGCCCCGTCCGGGGAGACGCCGCCTGCCCCTGCGCTCCCGGCGGCGGAGGGACACCGCGGACAAGCTCTGCCTTACGCCCGCCGCTGCGGAAGGATACACAACTCCAGAGGAAATAcagaccgcccccccccacccatcCCGTGccgctccctgcctcctccccccgccgccgccgcctcacgccGGCCGGCGCAGAGGCAGCCCGCCAGCCCGCCAGCCTCCGCGCCTCGCCCGCGGAGGAGGGACAGCGCGGACCGCAGCTCCCATGACCGCTCACAGGCCGGCGCTGCGCCGCGGCGGAGGGATTTCgctgaaagaaaacaagtccCGGGCCACCCCGCGGCTCTGGGCCGCCCGGGCCGTGTGTGCGCAGAAAGAAGTCCCGGCCGCCTCACGCGGTGGAGGGATTCCTCCGCCCGGAGCTGCCCTTTAAATGCGAGGGACTCCCCGCCGTGGGGGCGAGTG GAGCTGGAAAACTCGCAGGCAAGCGTTTTCTCTGCTCAAAGTTCAGAAGTTTTATGGCGGACTCAATGTTTCGCGTTGCCCGTTTGTGCTTCTTGTCATATGATAACGCTGATTGCAGCACAGGCTGTTCTcaaatacaagttttattttcataactttgCTAGAAGGTTTCAGATCATTTACGTTCATTTTAAGGCAACCGTAGCCGTTGGTGGACGAGGAAAAGATTTGCCATGTAACATCTCTCCCCTCAACAGCTACTCACCAGGAATACCAAAATCCTCAGTTTTATTCATA ATGCACCAGGTTGCTCTGTGTATTTTTGGGAATGGCTACAGTCATCTCAGAATCGTAGATGTTGCTAGACTGGAGGATGCTGGCTTCAGTCCTAACAGCAACAAGAGTTTTCCACAGCTCCGATGA